A single genomic interval of Cucumis sativus cultivar 9930 chromosome 5, Cucumber_9930_V3, whole genome shotgun sequence harbors:
- the LOC101221621 gene encoding 60S ribosomal protein L23a isoform X1, whose amino-acid sequence MAPKADMTKKADPKAQALKTAKAVKSGPTFKKAKKIRTSVTFHRPKTLKKDRNPKYPRISVTPRNKLDQYQILKYPLTTESAMKKIEDNNTLVFIVDIRADKKKIKDAVKKMYDIQTKKVNTLIRPDGTKKAYVRLTPDYDALDVANKIGII is encoded by the exons ATGGCGCCTAAGG CTGACATGACCAAAAAGGCTGATCCCAAAGCTCAAGCCTTGAAGACTGCCAAGGCAGTCAAGTCTGGGCCAACATTTAAGAAGGCTAAGAAAATCAGAACATCGGTCACATTCCATCGCCCAAAGACATTGAAGAAGGATAGGAATCCCAAGTATCCTCGAATCAGTGTGACTCCTAGGAACAAGTTGGATCAGTATCAAATTCTTAAATATCCACTCACCACTGAGTCTGCCATGAAGAAGATTGAGGATAATAACACCCttgtttttattgttgataTTCGTGCCgacaagaaaaagattaaagatGCTGTCAAGAAGATGTATGACATTCAAACCAAGAAAGTCAACACTCTAATCAG ACCTGATGGAACAAAGAAGGCCTACGTTAGGTTAACCCCAGACTATGATGCATTGGACGTGGCAAACAAGATCGGAATTATCTAA
- the LOC101221621 gene encoding 60S ribosomal protein L23a isoform X2, producing the protein MTKKADPKAQALKTAKAVKSGPTFKKAKKIRTSVTFHRPKTLKKDRNPKYPRISVTPRNKLDQYQILKYPLTTESAMKKIEDNNTLVFIVDIRADKKKIKDAVKKMYDIQTKKVNTLIRPDGTKKAYVRLTPDYDALDVANKIGII; encoded by the exons ATGACCAAAAAGGCTGATCCCAAAGCTCAAGCCTTGAAGACTGCCAAGGCAGTCAAGTCTGGGCCAACATTTAAGAAGGCTAAGAAAATCAGAACATCGGTCACATTCCATCGCCCAAAGACATTGAAGAAGGATAGGAATCCCAAGTATCCTCGAATCAGTGTGACTCCTAGGAACAAGTTGGATCAGTATCAAATTCTTAAATATCCACTCACCACTGAGTCTGCCATGAAGAAGATTGAGGATAATAACACCCttgtttttattgttgataTTCGTGCCgacaagaaaaagattaaagatGCTGTCAAGAAGATGTATGACATTCAAACCAAGAAAGTCAACACTCTAATCAG ACCTGATGGAACAAAGAAGGCCTACGTTAGGTTAACCCCAGACTATGATGCATTGGACGTGGCAAACAAGATCGGAATTATCTAA
- the LOC101221621 gene encoding 60S ribosomal protein L23a isoform X3: MAPKADMTKKADPKAQALKTAKAVKSGPTFKKAKKIRTSVTFHRPKTLKKDRNPKYPRISVTPRNKLDQYQILKYPLTTESAMKKIEDNNTLVFIVDIRADKKKIKDAVKKMYDIQTKKVNTLIRVKLQLH; the protein is encoded by the exons ATGGCGCCTAAGG CTGACATGACCAAAAAGGCTGATCCCAAAGCTCAAGCCTTGAAGACTGCCAAGGCAGTCAAGTCTGGGCCAACATTTAAGAAGGCTAAGAAAATCAGAACATCGGTCACATTCCATCGCCCAAAGACATTGAAGAAGGATAGGAATCCCAAGTATCCTCGAATCAGTGTGACTCCTAGGAACAAGTTGGATCAGTATCAAATTCTTAAATATCCACTCACCACTGAGTCTGCCATGAAGAAGATTGAGGATAATAACACCCttgtttttattgttgataTTCGTGCCgacaagaaaaagattaaagatGCTGTCAAGAAGATGTATGACATTCAAACCAAGAAAGTCAACACTCTAATCAG GGTTAAATTACAACTTCACTGA